In Carya illinoinensis cultivar Pawnee chromosome 9, C.illinoinensisPawnee_v1, whole genome shotgun sequence, the following are encoded in one genomic region:
- the LOC122275600 gene encoding fatty acyl-CoA reductase 2, chloroplastic, which translates to MMGALFLNSSSVALTKLPRVSDMRDRCFLRMNKNVVYCQGGGNVVKSTGFSSVMAGRQALVSTDQSAVLRDAGSLVLSPNGKSQAEIAVKDLVPYGEPSTPSVEVHDGIGIVKFLRGKTFLITGATGFLAKVFIEKILRTEPDVGRMFLLIKAENKEAAMDRLRSEIINTEIFKCLQQIHGKSYQSFMLSKLVPVVGNICESNLGLDEDSANFIAKDVDVIVNSAANTTFDERYDVAIDINTKGPCHLMGFAKKCKKIKLFLQVSTAYVNGQRQGRIMEKPFGIGDSISREIFQISSGSLPTLDIESEMKLASDFKKDSEVDLVAQKMKELGLERAKIYGWQDTYVFTKAMGEMMIDKLRGEIPVVIIRPSVIESTCKEPFPGWMQGNRMMDPIVLYYGKGQLTGFLVDPNGVLDVVPADMVVNATLAAIARHGMAQKPDINVYQIASSVVNPLVFQDLARLLYEHYNSSPCMDSKGRPIQVPSMKLFRSMEEFSTHLWGDAIQRSGLTAMASSNGKLSQKLEFICRKSVEQAKYLANIYKPYTFYGGRFDSSNTQRLMERMSDEEKREFGFDVGSIDWRDYITNVHIPGLRTHVMKGRGMGS; encoded by the exons ATGATGGGGGCTTTGTTCCTAAATTCTTCGTCAGTTGCACTGACTAAACTCCCAAGAGTGTCCGACATGCGTGACCGGTGCTTTCTGAGGATGAATAAGAATGTGGTGTATTGTCAAGGAGGTGGTAATGTAGTAAAGTCTACTGGGTTTTCTTCGGTTATGGCAGGAAGACAAGCATTGGTGAGCACGGATCAAAGTGCAGTTTTAAGAGATGCTGGAAGCTTGGTTTTGTCGCCAAATGGAAAGAGCCAGGCAGAGATTGCAGTGAAGGATTTGGTGCCCTATGGAGAACCATCCACCCCTTCGGTCGAGGTGCATGATGGTATTGGAATTGTCAAATTTCTAAGAGGCAAGACGTTTCTTATCACTGGTGCAACTGGGTTTCTAGCAAAAg tttttattGAGAAGATTTTACGGACAGAGCCCGATGTGGGTAGAATGTTTCTTTTGATCAAGGCAGAAAACAAGGAGGCGGCAATGGATAGACTGAGAAGTGAA ATCATAAATACAGAGATTTTCAAGTGCCTCCAACAAATTCATGGAAAATCATACCAATCCTTCATGTTGAGCAAGCTAGTTCCTGTGGTGGGTAATATCTGCGAATCCAATCTTGGCTTAGATGAAGATTCAGCGAACTTTATTGCAAAGGATGTCGACGTAATCGTAAATTCTGCAGCGAATACAACATTCGACGAAAG ATATGATGTTGCTATTGATATAAACACAAAAGGACCTTGCCACCTCATGGGCTTTGCGAAGAAGTGCAAGAAAATCAAGCTCTTCTTGCAAGTATCAACAG CTTATGTTAATGGACAAAGACAAGGAAGAATAATGGAAAAGCCATTCGGTATTGGAGATAGTATATCAAGAGAGATTTTCCAAATTTCATCAGGATCCCTCCCTACATTGGACATCGAAAGTGAAATGAAGTTGGCTTCGGATTTCAAGAAAGATTCTGAAGTAGATTTAGTGGCTCAAAAGATGAAAGAGTTGGGTCTGGAAAG GGCCAAAATATATGGCTGGCAAGATACTTATGTTTTCACGAAGGCTATGGGGGAAATGATGATTGACAAATTGAGAGGAGAAATACCGGTTGTCATTATTAGACCCAGTGTTATTGAGAGCACTTGCAAAGAGCCATTCCCTGGATGGATGCAAGGGAATAG AATGATGGATCCTATAGTCCTGTACTATGGGAAAGGGCAACTCACTGGTTTCTTAGTTGATCCAAATGGAGTACTCGATGTA GTACCAGCAGATATGGTTGTTAATGCAACCCTGGCAGCCATTGCAAGGCATGGAATGGCCCAAAAACCGGACATCAATGTATACCAGATTGCTTCATCTGTTGTAAATCCGCTAGTTTTCCAAGACCTCGCGAGATTGCTCTACGAGCACTATAATTCCTCTCCATGCATGGATTCAAAGGGTAGGCCAATCCAGGTTCCATCTATGAAGCTATTTAGATCCATGGAAGAGTTCTCTACTCACCTATGGGGAGATGCTATTCAGCGAAGTGGGTTGACAGCTATGGCCTCTTCAAATGGGAAATTGTCTCAGAAACTTGAATTTATTTGCAGAAAATCAGTAGAACAAGCAAAGTACTTGGCAAACATATACAAGCCATACACATTTTATGGTGGAAG GTTCGATAGCAGCAATACTCAAAGATTAATGGAGAGGATGTCTGATGAAGAGAAGAGGGAATTTGGATTCGATGTGGGCAGCATAGATTGGAGAGATTATATCACAAATGTCCATATTCCGGGTCTAAGGACGCACGTCATGAAGGGTAGAGGGATGGGTAGCTAA